The following coding sequences are from one Alphaproteobacteria bacterium 33-17 window:
- a CDS encoding flagella basal body P-ring formation protein FlgA — MISKPYFFLCILFSISIYPTYSLASSCDMSVQSQEELDDLIKSEIEQKHKSAIDVRLTSNNDFFIKDEICITSINVDDFGYTFRVGLKIDNKNALYQGKFAFNYLVPALQTQLSAGTVVRESDIYFISYPSQKVNNNLIKTKEELVGKALRTSTNADKPLNIRDVYVPLLIHKNESVNVVYEKGNISIKVTALALENGSMNDMIKLKNTRSGNIFTAKVSGEKTAIIY; from the coding sequence ATGATTTCCAAACCATATTTTTTCTTATGTATATTATTTTCAATTAGTATTTATCCAACATACAGCCTTGCATCTTCTTGCGATATGTCAGTGCAAAGCCAGGAAGAATTGGACGACCTGATTAAAAGCGAAATTGAACAAAAACATAAATCAGCTATTGATGTTAGACTTACGTCAAATAATGACTTCTTTATAAAAGATGAAATTTGCATCACAAGCATTAATGTAGATGATTTTGGCTATACCTTTAGAGTAGGACTTAAGATAGATAATAAAAATGCGTTATATCAGGGAAAATTCGCATTTAATTATTTAGTACCAGCACTTCAAACGCAATTATCCGCAGGCACTGTTGTTAGAGAATCAGATATTTATTTTATTAGCTATCCATCGCAGAAGGTGAATAATAACCTGATTAAAACAAAAGAAGAACTGGTAGGCAAGGCACTTAGAACAAGTACCAATGCTGATAAACCATTAAATATACGCGATGTATATGTACCGCTATTAATACATAAAAATGAATCTGTAAATGTTGTTTACGAAAAAGGAAACATTTCTATAAAAGTTACAGCTTTAGCTCTTGAAAATGGATCAATGAATGATATGATCAAACTCAAGAATACAAGAAGTGGTAATATTTTCACTGCAAAAGTATCAGGTGAAAAAACTGCCATAATTTACTAA
- a CDS encoding flagellar basal-body rod protein FlgG, giving the protein MINLDIAASGMQAYAKNIEVLSNNIANSQTIGYKEQRIEFQDLMYDNVKRVGLISSDVGTTIPTGIQIGHGVNAGNVYRITTQGDLQETQNDTDVAIRGKGYFRVEMPNGDFAYTRAGAFNVNQNGEIVTSAGYLVSPGLIIPQDAIAVDINEQGQVFVKFTDQPDPQLVGQFSLYRFINEKGLEAIGDNLLKQSQSSGEPLEGFPGDVGFGTLKQKWLEYSNINLVSQITGLIRAQRAYEFCSTFIQAASQMMQTVNQIRSS; this is encoded by the coding sequence ATGATTAACTTAGATATCGCAGCCAGTGGAATGCAAGCTTACGCAAAGAATATTGAAGTTCTCTCAAATAATATTGCGAACAGCCAGACCATTGGATATAAAGAACAAAGGATTGAGTTCCAGGATCTTATGTATGATAACGTAAAACGCGTGGGTCTTATATCCTCAGACGTTGGAACAACCATACCTACAGGTATTCAGATTGGTCATGGTGTAAACGCAGGTAACGTATACAGAATTACTACACAAGGTGATTTACAGGAAACCCAAAACGACACAGACGTTGCAATCAGAGGCAAAGGATATTTCCGCGTTGAAATGCCAAATGGTGATTTTGCTTACACCAGAGCGGGTGCTTTTAACGTTAACCAAAATGGTGAAATTGTAACATCGGCAGGTTATCTTGTTTCCCCAGGTCTTATTATTCCCCAAGACGCTATTGCCGTTGACATTAATGAACAAGGACAAGTTTTTGTAAAATTTACTGATCAGCCCGATCCCCAATTAGTAGGTCAGTTTAGCTTGTACAGATTCATAAATGAAAAAGGCTTAGAAGCTATCGGGGATAACTTACTTAAGCAATCTCAATCTTCTGGCGAACCTTTAGAAGGATTCCCGGGTGATGTTGGTTTTGGTACTCTAAAGCAAAAGTGGCTGGAATATTCTAATATTAACTTAGTTAGCCAAATTACAGGTTTAATCAGGGCGCAGAGAGCTTACGAATTCTGCTCAACATTCATACAAGCAGCAAGCCAGATGATGCAAACTGTTAATCAGATTCGCTCAAGCTAA